The Sulfolobus acidocaldarius DSM 639 genome has a window encoding:
- a CDS encoding hemerythrin domain-containing protein, with the protein MNGVVQKLINDHVEEDRLLDELRELSNGDEMRRKFSIFCRNLKYHIYLEEEILFPKLDLSDPMVIELMNQHVAMWNLMAQIEESYDINSLKMLSSLLKVHNAIEETNVYPRLNELKLEEINEQIPDGWVPKFMRGKTLTF; encoded by the coding sequence ATGAATGGAGTAGTCCAAAAGTTGATAAATGACCACGTAGAGGAAGATAGACTTTTAGATGAACTCAGAGAACTCTCTAACGGTGACGAAATGAGAAGAAAGTTTAGCATTTTCTGTAGAAATTTAAAATACCACATTTATTTAGAGGAAGAAATACTCTTTCCAAAGCTAGATCTCAGCGATCCTATGGTTATTGAGTTAATGAACCAACATGTTGCAATGTGGAATCTGATGGCTCAAATTGAGGAATCTTACGATATTAACTCACTTAAGATGCTATCGTCACTTCTTAAGGTCCATAATGCCATAGAGGAGACTAACGTCTATCCTAGGCTTAATGAATTGAAGCTAGAGGAAATAAACGAACAAATTCCTGATGGATGGGTGCCAAAGTTTATGAGGGGAAAGACCCTGACTTTTTAG
- a CDS encoding DUF2249 domain-containing protein gives MAQKVLDVRKYSPTVRHSLILEEFERLKPGEGMYIINDHEPVHLLHFLSHRDDFDINAYHAKEEEEGKWIAFLKKKEVQGEARAIVTNFDSNKKLSETSFTPIQIFRTNTYAVILAYFKPGQFIPVHKPSIDVILLIRKGKGVVVAGDNKYNVKEGDLVIVPRGVKRGVLAETEMEILHIVSPPPNERDHEEVEEGLRKGKFEG, from the coding sequence ATGGCACAAAAAGTTTTAGATGTGAGAAAATATTCACCCACTGTAAGACATAGCCTTATCTTGGAAGAGTTTGAGAGACTTAAACCTGGTGAAGGAATGTACATAATTAACGACCATGAACCAGTACATTTACTTCACTTTTTATCCCATAGAGACGATTTCGATATCAATGCTTATCATGCAAAGGAGGAAGAGGAAGGTAAGTGGATAGCTTTTCTAAAGAAGAAAGAGGTTCAGGGTGAGGCTAGAGCCATTGTCACGAACTTCGATAGTAACAAGAAACTATCAGAAACGTCATTCACACCCATCCAGATCTTCAGGACAAACACTTATGCGGTAATACTAGCGTACTTTAAGCCCGGACAGTTCATTCCGGTTCATAAACCGAGTATTGATGTAATCCTTCTGATAAGAAAAGGTAAAGGTGTGGTTGTAGCTGGAGATAATAAGTACAATGTAAAGGAAGGTGATTTAGTGATAGTGCCTAGAGGAGTTAAGAGGGGTGTCTTAGCTGAGACTGAAATGGAAATACTTCATATAGTGTCTCCTCCACCAAATGAAAGAGATCATGAGGAAGTTGAAGAGGGTCTTAGAAAAGGTAAATTTGAGGGTTAG
- a CDS encoding metal-sulfur cluster assembly factor: MEGLKDVYDPEIPIDIVNLGLIYELRISEEGDVYIRVGVTTPYCPVTEDIAYTVEQVIKETVNAKSINVELDLDTRWTPLMMTDEGKETFKKRFGYDIVQMWKMQHGEEQ, from the coding sequence ATGGAGGGACTAAAGGATGTATATGACCCAGAAATACCTATAGACATCGTTAACCTTGGGTTAATATACGAGCTGAGGATTTCAGAGGAGGGGGATGTATACATAAGGGTGGGTGTAACCACCCCTTATTGTCCCGTTACTGAGGATATTGCTTACACTGTAGAGCAGGTCATAAAGGAAACTGTAAATGCTAAGAGCATAAATGTGGAACTAGACCTAGATACCAGATGGACACCATTAATGATGACTGATGAGGGTAAGGAGACGTTCAAAAAGAGATTTGGATACGATATTGTCCAAATGTGGAAGATGCAACACGGGGAAGAACAATGA
- a CDS encoding MDR family MFS transporter: MNNINKLALIGGFRSFSGSIIWPYVGFALYKVYGLPLSVVSLFYLVQAVVNVIASISGGIITDYLGRKRSMALSILFSSIALLLAYVLNMPLYVMVFILFQSFFNTVYNVSSTAIVGDMYKGTSQLIKAYSRQRVGINAGWALGPLVGGYIFTFFSFRTLLLISSLLVLIIIPIVKILPDFKGAGSILNFNLNKEFLTFLIPTFLTFAIVGQLGFSILTYYNTILHFTEFEVGILFAINGLLIVAFQDLAGRLIGSKVKLISFGMVMYGLAYLAIAFITNLYVAMLDVVFITIAEMIVTPISQALANTLANKDTRGKQMGLYSMVTGLGRVIGSSVSSELMNYYLYYPLGLWGSISLFGFSSAVLYYIILRRLKSIVV, translated from the coding sequence ATGAACAACATAAATAAGTTAGCCCTAATAGGCGGATTTAGGTCATTCAGTGGATCCATTATTTGGCCATATGTTGGGTTTGCCCTTTATAAGGTGTATGGACTGCCCTTATCAGTGGTGTCATTATTCTATCTGGTTCAGGCAGTTGTGAATGTCATAGCCTCCATATCTGGAGGAATCATAACAGACTACTTGGGAAGGAAAAGGAGTATGGCTCTTTCAATTCTATTTTCATCTATTGCATTACTTCTTGCATACGTCCTAAACATGCCTCTCTATGTGATGGTATTTATTTTGTTTCAGAGTTTCTTTAATACAGTATACAACGTTTCGTCCACAGCCATAGTAGGGGATATGTATAAGGGCACTAGCCAACTGATTAAAGCTTACAGCAGACAGAGGGTAGGGATAAATGCTGGATGGGCGTTAGGACCTCTAGTAGGTGGTTACATATTCACATTCTTTAGCTTTAGGACGCTATTACTGATCTCTTCATTACTAGTCTTAATTATTATACCTATAGTTAAAATACTACCTGATTTTAAGGGAGCTGGTAGTATTTTGAACTTTAATCTTAATAAAGAATTTTTAACGTTCCTAATACCAACTTTCCTGACATTTGCGATAGTAGGTCAGTTAGGTTTCTCCATACTCACTTACTACAATACTATACTGCACTTTACTGAATTTGAAGTGGGAATACTGTTTGCCATAAATGGACTGCTTATTGTAGCCTTTCAGGATTTAGCAGGTAGACTGATAGGAAGTAAGGTTAAGCTAATTTCTTTCGGGATGGTAATGTACGGCTTGGCTTATCTAGCCATAGCTTTCATTACTAATTTATATGTTGCAATGTTAGATGTGGTATTCATAACGATTGCTGAAATGATCGTTACCCCAATTTCTCAGGCTCTAGCGAACACTTTAGCCAATAAGGACACAAGAGGTAAGCAAATGGGACTCTACAGTATGGTTACTGGGCTGGGAAGAGTTATCGGGTCCTCTGTATCCAGTGAGTTGATGAACTATTACCTTTATTATCCATTGGGACTGTGGGGCTCAATTTCCCTCTTTGGGTTCTCATCTGCAGTTCTATACTACATAATTCTGAGAAGGCTGAAAAGTATCGTAGTATAG
- a CDS encoding HD domain-containing protein — MVKLIRDPIYGYIRVNDEDLRIVDSPFFQRLRYIRQNGMAYLVFPSATHSRFEHSLGVYHVADLMFNRIKDVNEETVTRENIRRLALVHDIGHLPFSHTFEFALKYIEYMDNGIYSTFRNEFFKEVKVAKLHELVGIHVIQKCMNNDDLSRWMKRVYVENSEDTKTIKAILNSSLDADRLDYLQRDSYYFGVKYGQIPLDRILETVEIRGSDGKYVFNIKGRDDLEEYLMARYHMYSAIYNHPVVGIFNSVMAYTIAKMMMDQIITVDNIKECDQFLGFTDNFIISKLHEIRDRSETYSRLYETLYKRVKYRKKVLEYDQANFFSMAMNDRDRERELYNFIKDVKGKVLVYSADVSMPTDNIVLSLGNNVFIDLEKHDDASRYINIPSLRRKVIIGYYDDKSYQKFSEQFLPKQ, encoded by the coding sequence ATGGTTAAACTGATTAGGGATCCTATTTATGGTTACATTCGGGTAAATGATGAAGACTTAAGAATAGTTGATTCTCCCTTTTTTCAAAGGTTAAGGTATATAAGACAAAACGGTATGGCATACTTAGTTTTTCCATCAGCAACACATTCAAGATTCGAGCATAGTCTTGGCGTTTATCATGTAGCAGACTTGATGTTTAACAGAATAAAGGATGTTAATGAAGAGACTGTAACACGAGAAAATATAAGGAGACTAGCTCTAGTACACGATATTGGACACCTTCCTTTTTCTCACACTTTTGAATTTGCACTTAAATATATTGAATATATGGATAACGGGATTTATTCTACGTTTAGAAATGAATTCTTTAAAGAGGTGAAAGTTGCTAAACTGCATGAATTGGTGGGAATTCATGTAATTCAGAAATGTATGAATAATGATGATTTGAGTAGATGGATGAAAAGAGTCTACGTCGAGAATTCGGAAGACACAAAAACTATTAAAGCTATACTTAACTCGAGCTTAGATGCAGATAGGTTGGACTACCTGCAACGAGATTCATATTATTTTGGTGTTAAATATGGACAAATTCCTTTAGATAGAATATTAGAGACAGTTGAAATAAGGGGTTCTGACGGTAAATATGTGTTTAACATAAAAGGAAGAGACGATTTAGAGGAATATTTAATGGCAAGATATCACATGTACTCCGCTATTTATAACCATCCTGTTGTTGGTATATTCAACTCAGTTATGGCATACACTATCGCAAAAATGATGATGGACCAGATTATAACTGTTGATAATATAAAGGAATGCGATCAATTTCTAGGTTTCACAGACAACTTCATTATTAGTAAACTTCATGAAATAAGAGATAGAAGCGAAACATACAGTAGATTATATGAAACCCTTTATAAAAGGGTAAAATACAGGAAAAAAGTACTCGAATATGATCAAGCTAATTTTTTCTCCATGGCCATGAATGATAGAGATAGAGAGAGGGAGCTCTACAATTTTATAAAGGATGTGAAGGGTAAAGTACTTGTTTATTCAGCCGACGTCAGTATGCCAACAGATAATATTGTCTTAAGCCTCGGCAATAATGTTTTTATTGATTTAGAGAAGCATGACGATGCTAGCAGATACATAAATATTCCATCATTAAGGAGAAAGGTAATCATAGGTTACTACGATGACAAATCATATCAAAAATTTTCGGAACAATTTCTTCCTAAGCAGTAA
- a CDS encoding MFS transporter: protein MENKGNYTARLERLPWTSLHTKLLILLAIGEFFDLFDLFIGGFVVPSVAAYYKVGRADAVFYTVALLFLGAFVGCLLFTLIGDAYGRRTAIVLNMFLLSIGELLIPLASNIGLYGLFRFISGLGVGPEAVLVLDIMSTEFFPARIRGRRLALGYTLAWTSPIVIAVLSIFIIPRTFIIPGWQWLYIISGLGILSIIPLRFLIPESPRWLEVKGKFEEAEKIVSKFEERALKEYGSLPPLSEIKVVKAEKIPISTIFSKEYRKRTTMLWIFEFFQTAAYYGFTSLAVTVLLTKGFTIVSTLQYSLIIYTGYFTGSLISVFIIDSKKFDRKWQIVTMIILIGIDGLIFGYSLNVPILLTSGFILANMANIFSNAFHQYGAELYPTRIRGFATGAQYSLSRLGNFIWQTYLPKILVAYGPFAMFLAIFIIAIVVALDVGILGPKASQIKVEELSP from the coding sequence ATGGAAAATAAAGGAAACTATACCGCAAGATTGGAGAGACTACCCTGGACGTCCCTCCATACGAAACTACTAATCTTACTTGCAATAGGTGAGTTTTTTGACCTATTTGATTTGTTCATAGGAGGTTTCGTTGTTCCCTCCGTTGCAGCTTACTACAAGGTGGGTAGGGCAGATGCTGTCTTCTACACTGTGGCACTGCTATTTTTGGGAGCCTTTGTAGGTTGTCTACTATTTACACTTATAGGAGATGCTTATGGAAGGAGAACTGCAATAGTGCTTAACATGTTTCTACTTTCTATAGGTGAGCTCCTAATACCCTTGGCATCTAATATAGGATTATACGGTCTGTTCAGGTTTATATCAGGTTTAGGAGTTGGACCAGAGGCAGTGCTAGTGTTAGACATCATGAGCACAGAGTTTTTCCCTGCTAGAATAAGAGGGAGAAGATTAGCTCTAGGGTACACACTTGCCTGGACATCTCCAATTGTCATAGCTGTTCTGTCAATATTCATTATACCTAGAACCTTTATCATACCTGGATGGCAATGGCTTTACATAATAAGTGGGTTAGGTATACTGAGCATAATACCCTTAAGGTTCCTGATACCTGAATCCCCAAGATGGTTAGAAGTTAAAGGGAAATTTGAAGAGGCTGAGAAGATAGTGAGTAAATTTGAGGAGAGAGCGTTGAAGGAGTATGGCTCTCTACCACCTTTATCAGAAATAAAAGTTGTAAAAGCGGAGAAGATACCCATCTCAACTATATTTAGTAAGGAATACAGGAAAAGGACTACAATGCTTTGGATATTCGAATTCTTTCAAACTGCAGCTTATTATGGTTTCACTAGTTTAGCTGTAACAGTCCTGCTGACTAAGGGATTTACTATAGTCTCCACTCTACAGTACTCACTGATAATCTATACCGGGTATTTTACAGGGTCACTAATCTCTGTGTTCATAATTGACAGTAAGAAGTTTGATAGGAAATGGCAAATAGTCACAATGATCATACTGATAGGTATTGACGGGTTAATATTCGGGTATTCTCTAAATGTGCCTATATTACTGACCTCAGGTTTTATATTGGCAAATATGGCGAATATATTTTCAAATGCGTTCCACCAATATGGAGCTGAACTGTACCCAACTAGAATTAGGGGATTCGCTACTGGTGCCCAGTACAGCCTTAGTAGGCTTGGTAACTTTATATGGCAGACATATTTACCTAAGATTCTAGTGGCTTATGGTCCATTCGCCATGTTCTTGGCTATCTTCATTATAGCAATAGTTGTTGCGTTAGATGTGGGTATATTGGGTCCAAAAGCATCACAAATAAAGGTAGAGGAATTATCTCCTTAA
- a CDS encoding type II toxin-antitoxin system CcdA family antitoxin, with product MGNWATVSTKVRREVLEKARQYGINVSEVLRNALEEEVRRREEEELKRKLTIAAEELKKVSTEEVVDWIKEMRRKR from the coding sequence GTGGGTAACTGGGCTACTGTTTCCACTAAGGTTAGGAGGGAAGTATTGGAGAAGGCTAGACAATATGGGATTAATGTTAGTGAAGTATTAAGGAACGCCTTGGAGGAAGAGGTAAGAAGGAGAGAAGAGGAGGAGTTGAAGAGGAAATTAACAATAGCTGCAGAGGAGTTGAAGAAGGTCAGTACAGAGGAAGTAGTTGATTGGATTAAGGAGATGAGGAGGAAGAGGTGA
- a CDS encoding type II toxin-antitoxin system VapC family toxin gives MRLKYLFDSSAIFEALKSLGSKAIDVLREESTINLAYYELGNVLWKYRNEINVKTVLDALTGLLSLMNVIDVKLDYQILKESVDKGITYYDAAYLVTSLRMNLTLVSLDRDLIKYGAIRLKEIL, from the coding sequence GTGAGGTTGAAATACTTATTCGATTCAAGTGCAATATTCGAGGCTTTGAAGTCTTTAGGTAGTAAGGCAATAGACGTGTTAAGGGAAGAGAGTACGATAAATTTGGCTTATTATGAACTGGGGAACGTTTTGTGGAAATACAGAAACGAAATTAACGTTAAAACAGTGTTAGATGCATTAACCGGTCTTCTCTCCTTAATGAATGTCATTGATGTTAAACTGGATTACCAAATACTTAAGGAAAGCGTTGACAAGGGAATAACATATTATGACGCTGCTTACCTGGTAACTTCACTGAGGATGAACCTGACTTTAGTCAGTTTAGACCGTGACTTGATAAAATATGGAGCGATAAGGTTGAAGGAGATCTTATGA
- the cyp119 gene encoding cytochrome P450 Cyp119, whose translation MYDWFSEMRKKDPVYYDGNIWQVFSYRYTKEVLNNFSKFSSDLTGYHERLEDLRNGKIRFDIPTRYTMLTSDPPLHDELRSMSADIFSPQKLQTLETFIRETTRSLLDSIDPREDDIVKKLAVPLPIIVISKILGLPIEDKEKFKEWSDLVAFRLGKPGEIFELGKKYLELIGYVKDHLNSGTEVVSRVVNSNLSDIEKLGYIILLLIAGNETTTNLISNSVIDFTRFNLWQRIREENLYLKAIEEALRYSPPVMRTVRKTKERVKLGDQTIEEGEYVRVWIASANRDEEVFHDGEKFIPDRNPNPHLSFGSGIHLCLGAPLARLEARIAIEEFSKRFRHIEILDTEKVPNEVLNGYKRLVVRLKSNE comes from the coding sequence ATGTATGACTGGTTTAGTGAGATGAGAAAGAAAGACCCAGTGTATTATGACGGAAACATATGGCAGGTGTTTTCCTATAGGTACACAAAGGAGGTTTTAAACAACTTTTCGAAATTCTCCTCAGATCTTACAGGTTACCACGAAAGGCTTGAGGACCTAAGGAACGGTAAAATAAGGTTCGACATCCCCACTAGGTATACCATGCTGACCTCAGATCCCCCTCTCCATGATGAGTTAAGATCAATGTCAGCAGATATATTCTCGCCTCAAAAGCTACAGACACTTGAGACATTTATTAGGGAGACCACCAGAAGCCTATTAGACTCAATTGACCCTAGGGAAGACGACATAGTGAAGAAGTTAGCTGTTCCACTACCAATAATAGTTATCTCAAAAATATTGGGTCTCCCAATTGAAGATAAGGAGAAGTTCAAAGAGTGGTCAGACTTAGTCGCATTCAGGTTGGGTAAGCCTGGAGAAATATTTGAGCTAGGTAAGAAGTACCTTGAGTTAATAGGTTATGTGAAGGATCATCTAAATTCAGGGACCGAAGTGGTCAGCAGAGTTGTCAACTCAAACCTCTCAGACATAGAGAAACTCGGATACATTATTTTACTTCTCATAGCGGGTAATGAGACTACAACTAACTTAATATCAAACTCTGTTATTGACTTCACTAGGTTTAACCTGTGGCAGAGGATAAGGGAAGAGAACCTCTACCTTAAGGCTATCGAAGAGGCTTTAAGGTATTCTCCTCCTGTGATGAGGACTGTAAGAAAGACTAAGGAAAGAGTGAAATTGGGTGATCAGACTATTGAAGAGGGAGAGTACGTTAGAGTATGGATAGCCTCAGCAAACAGGGACGAGGAGGTGTTTCATGACGGAGAGAAGTTCATCCCTGACAGGAATCCGAACCCACACTTAAGCTTTGGGTCTGGAATACATCTGTGTTTAGGTGCTCCTTTGGCTAGATTAGAGGCAAGAATAGCAATTGAGGAATTTTCAAAAAGGTTTAGGCACATTGAGATATTGGATACTGAAAAAGTTCCAAATGAAGTGCTGAATGGTTATAAGAGACTAGTGGTCAGGTTGAAGAGTAATGAATAA
- a CDS encoding DUF973 family protein → MSQKGEAEGIARIRSAALFYIVAILITLVAVFAVFIPLIVSISSISSNLSNPNASSASAAAGGILSAVIGVIVVAVIVSIVILVFIILSFLRFRDGFSILQAIGRDVGIGKTGTTLILVGAILLIIPFLDIIGIILIFVGQILLGIGIYRIGEIYNNSLTKIGGILVAIPLIDITAFIGMIMTYVGVGQIQREFGMRPPLPPSSQIPSQQTGSGVLRGNGTADLNIYLQTQEQVVSAQILGTNYLTGLIVPNMLQPGFNNLTVNFNVPLNLMPNSIYVIRLNLASGRTLDVNVTFQP, encoded by the coding sequence ATGAGTCAAAAGGGAGAGGCTGAAGGAATTGCAAGGATAAGGAGTGCAGCCTTATTTTACATTGTTGCAATCTTAATTACATTAGTTGCAGTCTTTGCCGTATTTATACCCCTAATAGTCTCTATATCCAGTATATCAAGTAATTTAAGTAACCCAAATGCCAGCTCAGCAAGTGCTGCTGCAGGAGGCATTTTGTCAGCTGTTATAGGAGTTATTGTAGTTGCAGTTATAGTCAGTATTGTAATCCTCGTATTCATAATATTATCATTTCTGAGGTTTAGGGATGGGTTTTCGATATTACAGGCAATAGGCAGAGATGTGGGAATTGGGAAGACTGGCACTACGCTGATACTTGTGGGTGCTATCCTACTAATAATACCTTTTCTAGATATAATAGGTATCATACTAATATTCGTAGGGCAGATACTACTAGGTATTGGGATCTACAGAATAGGTGAGATTTATAACAACTCCTTAACGAAGATTGGAGGAATTCTTGTGGCTATTCCATTGATAGATATTACAGCGTTTATAGGGATGATTATGACATATGTAGGGGTAGGACAAATACAGAGAGAGTTCGGTATGAGACCTCCTCTTCCTCCTTCATCACAAATACCATCTCAACAGACTGGTAGTGGAGTCTTAAGAGGAAATGGTACAGCTGATTTAAACATTTACTTACAAACACAGGAACAAGTAGTATCAGCCCAAATATTAGGTACAAACTATCTCACCGGTTTAATAGTTCCAAATATGTTACAGCCTGGTTTCAATAATCTAACAGTCAACTTCAATGTTCCACTTAACCTTATGCCTAACAGTATTTATGTGATCAGACTTAACTTAGCGTCAGGGAGGACTTTGGATGTTAATGTAACATTTCAACCTTAA
- a CDS encoding isochorismatase family cysteine hydrolase produces the protein MSYFNPEEIKKLINKNNSVLVVWDVQDTLVNSIFNKEEFIVKTKELIEAARSSGVPIVYTMITPYPERFQPKVNLRRILNPGDINKEVYPKEGDVILRKNTPSIFVGTNFELMLRHGGYVAIVFTGIATEIGVETSARHAQALGFIPVIAKEAVSSADKQAHERSLANMTKLSLVLSNKEIIELWQK, from the coding sequence ATGTCCTATTTTAACCCTGAAGAGATAAAGAAATTGATAAATAAGAACAACTCAGTTTTAGTAGTCTGGGATGTTCAAGATACATTAGTAAATTCTATATTCAATAAGGAGGAGTTTATAGTTAAGACTAAGGAGCTTATTGAAGCTGCTAGATCAAGTGGAGTACCAATTGTGTATACTATGATCACTCCTTATCCTGAACGTTTTCAACCAAAGGTAAACTTAAGGAGAATCCTTAACCCAGGGGATATAAATAAGGAGGTTTATCCTAAGGAAGGAGACGTAATATTAAGGAAGAATACCCCTAGCATCTTTGTTGGAACAAACTTTGAATTAATGTTAAGGCACGGTGGTTATGTCGCGATTGTGTTTACTGGTATAGCTACTGAAATAGGTGTTGAAACATCTGCAAGGCATGCACAGGCATTGGGTTTTATTCCTGTTATAGCAAAGGAAGCAGTGTCTTCAGCAGACAAGCAAGCCCATGAGAGATCACTTGCCAATATGACTAAATTATCTCTCGTACTTAGCAACAAAGAGATAATAGAGTTGTGGCAGAAATAA
- a CDS encoding MFS transporter, translating into MNSNNLSLFVVVLGTLMSAIDTTIVLLAIPTIAQELRADLSIIIWVIIIYLLVIAVFTTQLGRIGDIYGRSRLYNMGFLIFTIGSALCGASLSAVDLVAFRAIQGLGAAMMQANSGAIIADIFPPNKRGRAYGYTSIGWNAGATLGIVLGGFITTFIGWRYIFYINVPIGILAILLGLRYIKTNERRKVKLDILGMAFLLASLSLIAYGSADIAGAGVRSLNIYLISGGIILLLIFFLLERRQEFPIIDLKAFKGSRVFTYSLLASFLQTTGYLATAFIIIMYLQGIRGLSPFDASVLLVPGYVLASIVSPFTGRLSDRIGARIPATIGLGLMIIAVLIYLSIGLDTPLYVVVIASVIGGLGSSLFFPANNSAIMANAPRGFYGGASGLSRTLANIGTLLSYAIVLSVASVTIPREVAFEVFLGTTNLIGGVASSFLIGLKSAFYVSIGILVVALILSALRGKEARAQLSTDKS; encoded by the coding sequence ATGAATTCTAATAACCTGTCCTTATTTGTGGTGGTACTTGGAACTCTTATGTCAGCAATTGATACTACAATAGTGCTTTTAGCAATTCCAACTATAGCCCAAGAATTAAGGGCAGACCTGTCCATAATTATATGGGTTATAATCATATACTTACTGGTAATAGCAGTCTTTACAACTCAGTTAGGTCGAATTGGAGACATATATGGTAGGTCTAGGTTGTACAACATGGGTTTTCTAATTTTCACCATAGGTTCTGCCTTATGCGGTGCATCCCTCTCAGCAGTTGATCTAGTCGCCTTTAGGGCAATTCAAGGACTAGGAGCAGCAATGATGCAGGCTAATAGCGGCGCAATCATTGCAGACATATTTCCTCCCAATAAGAGGGGTAGGGCTTATGGTTACACATCGATAGGCTGGAACGCAGGGGCTACGTTGGGAATAGTCCTAGGGGGGTTCATTACAACATTCATAGGTTGGAGGTATATATTTTACATCAACGTACCAATTGGAATACTAGCGATATTACTGGGTTTAAGATATATTAAGACAAACGAGAGACGAAAGGTGAAACTGGATATATTAGGGATGGCATTCCTTTTAGCTTCCCTGTCGTTAATAGCATATGGAAGTGCAGACATTGCTGGTGCAGGGGTGAGGTCATTAAACATTTACCTTATCTCTGGTGGAATTATTCTCCTACTCATATTCTTCCTCTTGGAGAGGAGACAAGAGTTTCCGATCATAGACCTTAAAGCGTTTAAGGGTAGTAGAGTGTTTACATACTCCCTTTTAGCCTCTTTCTTGCAGACGACAGGTTATTTGGCTACGGCATTTATAATCATCATGTACCTGCAGGGGATTAGGGGGCTCTCTCCATTCGACGCTTCAGTGCTATTGGTCCCTGGTTATGTCTTAGCCAGTATTGTCTCTCCATTCACAGGGAGATTATCAGACAGGATAGGGGCTAGGATACCTGCAACAATAGGCTTGGGGTTGATGATAATAGCTGTACTCATATACCTGTCTATTGGATTAGACACTCCCTTATACGTTGTGGTTATTGCCTCAGTAATAGGGGGTTTAGGCTCTTCTCTTTTCTTCCCTGCAAATAATAGCGCTATAATGGCTAATGCACCAAGGGGATTTTACGGTGGTGCCTCAGGGTTGTCTAGGACTTTGGCAAATATAGGGACATTGTTAAGTTATGCTATTGTATTAAGTGTAGCCTCTGTAACAATACCAAGAGAAGTCGCCTTTGAGGTCTTCTTAGGTACAACTAACCTCATAGGCGGTGTGGCTAGCTCTTTCCTGATAGGTTTAAAGTCTGCATTTTACGTCTCAATAGGGATTTTGGTTGTGGCACTTATCCTATCAGCACTTAGAGGAAAAGAAGCTAGAGCACAACTGTCTACTGACAAGAGCTAA